GTAATAGATTTCTTACGTCGTACATGTAAATAAATCCTTCATTTGAACCAATTGCGATTGTATTTCCATCCGGACTAACATCAACAGCACTTAATCCATGTTGAGTGCTACTTCGAAAAACACATTCTTTTATACCAACATCGTGAacgcaaaatttattatcttcaCCAACGGTTACTACTACATCATGATCTATTTTTCCGTAAGCAATACCAGCAATAGCAGCCGTATGAGTTTGGgctgaaaatgttttattagcTGTATTTGTATCCCATAACATAATAACACCTTCTTCACTCGCAgcagctaaaatattttcctcccttggatgaaattttaatgatgTAGGTTCGACTATATCcgaaataatataatttccaCAGCAATGACCATCTATAACATCATAAAGAACAACACTTCCGCTTGAACAAGAAACAGCTAAATGTTGATCAGATACATTAAAATCAACGTGTTTAACTGATGATGGTACGTTTCCAAAGAGTTTgctaattgtttttctttgagTATCATAAAGTGCAACTTGTCCCAAACACGTTCCACAACCTATAATccgttttgtttttaattggaAACAAACGGACGTGACATCATCCAGGGCCGCTAAAGTGTGGATTTTCTTGACATCGTACGCatctttaagaaaaataatttccgGTTTCGCTTTTTCCGAAACGAATACCATGTAACAATTGTCGTTGGAAAATGAAGCTGAGATTACTTTTGATAAAACCGCCGGGGTGTACACGATATCTTCGTAAACGTGGGGCCaagaatgtaattttatttctaccgACGATGACATCAACATCTAGACATAAAAAAAGGTAAggtattatttcaaaataaagaagaaaagtaTGTTGTAAGCCAAAccttgattaatttttattcgggAAAATTTTCAGttcaaaaacattattttttattaaaaaataaacacacaaaaagttttacttcaattttgaaagtaaattttgaCTTCTGTGTTAAAGAGTCAACagaaagtgtcaaaaaaatcgactttatttattaataaataaagattgaCAACAATcaagtcaaaattaataaataggttaaaatcagaaaattgtttaaaaaatggtttacTAAATATACCGTATTTGTTTTAATCTAAGACGTATCATATAACTAAGAatggtttaaaaaaaagtctTAAAGTAGAGTTAGCAATCAACTAAATTACGGCATTTTTTTACTATAACATTATTATGAATAATGTTATAGTAAAAATTGGGCGTCTTGGATTCTAACAAATAcggtaattttatttaattttgcaaCGACCACAAATTATTcgcaattattaattgattgtATCAAATTTTGGTTAATTCTTTGCTTATCAAAGCTTCCAAAGATATTCATTATCAATCTGAAAGTTAACAAAATATACTCTAGTACAGCGATTCTCTACCTGTGGTACTACCACTGGTGGTACTTGGCTGCTGCCGTGGTGGTATCGACAAGCTATGCTGACATTGAGGTTAACTTTTTTACTAACGGAAGTAGTACGTAGAAATATTAAAGGCTTAACTTAGGCTTAACTTGTATAGCAGTATGTATAGTACTACAAACATTACAAGGTTAAGAAACACTGCTCTAGTAGGtaattattaacttaataatgaACTAATTCTTCTTCCTCAACCTGTTGTCTCCATTTATTTCTGTCTTTTGCTGTTCTAATCCATTTTTTCTCCGCCACAGCCTTCACATCATCGATCCACCTCTTTTGCGGTATTGCTGTATCTCTTCCAGTTTCTCGTGGTCTCTAAAAGGTTATCCATTTTCTATGTTTTCTCTTGCCAATGGTTATACACTAAGTTGTTCTGCAGTTTTCATTGTCAAGACATTTCAAGACATTTTGGTTTCAAGacatttctttgtttttcagTATAAAACTGACTTTTCCAAAGGCTGCCCATGATAATTATAATTGCTCATAGATATTTTTGATGATGGCAGTGTATCGCGAATCTATTCTATTCATTATTTAATTCTGCCAGAGATGACCAGGTCTCAATGCTATCAAACACTTTGTGATAATCATTATATTCTGTGTTTTTAACAGTTTGCAAGTAGTCAGTACTGAAATCTTTCTGGAAACTGGTTGATATGAATCTAGCTATCACATGGTAATTTCATGGGTGAGATGTGATTGAACCGTACTTTTTTCATCGATGAAAATGATCGCCATGTTACAGTAAATGGAGTTCGCCATCATGtcatgtaataattaaactaataattaAATCGGTTATATTTGGAATCACATTTAATACTTAGAAGCAGAAACGCAATAAACTCATTGTGacagttttaaagaaaatgtttaacacctattttcaaaacttttcaaTACATATTAAGTTATTATCAAATTCATGTTTAGATTTCATTCATAATTGCACTAATAGCAATTTCTCCTTATCGATGACGTCACAGTTGATGATGACTCTTGAACTCCATTGAGACGAGAAAATATTAGTAACGCACATGAAAATAACAATACTATTcggaaatgtaaaattttaatgtattgttATAAGACATGcggaaaagttattttatatcatttcaaacctaaaaatttaattagatctcttaaaaatatcacaaaaaagtcacgttctatttttttttctcgttgATGTTTTAAGGTTTGTAAAACCATTAGCTTGACACGATCGTGAGTGGAACGCTGCTGCTCTTCAATCTCGGTCGTAACGTAAACGTACTCTTGGAAGGATGTGTTGGCTCGCTCTCTTGTGTCTTGTATCtgactaaaaaaaaatctacgaAAAAAAAGaactataaaataaaccactttttttattctggTTTACTTGTAGTACTTaagaacaaatttaaaaacatattttagtCGACTAACAATCATTCCGGAAGTCACCCTTTTCTACTTTCTTTTTCTACCTCCCAAAATAAAGAATCTCTCCTTTTTGTGCCAACGATCCAAAAACCTGGGGTTGTAGTGTTTCCTTTTCTCTCTTTTTTTTCTACCTACCATCCTCGGGGTCCCTCTTAAGCGTTACCTCATTATGCGAACACAAAGAACTCTCCGCGACCGTAGATGGGAATCGAAGGGGACATAGAGGAGAAGGAGGAGAAGGTCGGATGGGGCCCCTACGACGGGCGACGGCTCTTAAAGGGGAACgaagaataaataaaagccGATTACCATACGAAAAGGTGTCGTCTCTCCGGTTTCTTCTGCCGCGGAGACAAATTGTGTTTGGCGGCTATTACACGTTGGAGAACGAATGAGGGGACTACGAATGTGAGGGTTAATTATCTAAATGGGGTGTTCCAAACTCAACCCCTTCAATAATAATACTGTTGAAGATCGTGGGGTTTTACATTGTTTGTCATTTGGAAATTGGTTTTGAAGATTACgtttaatttatcttaaagTTTAAGTTTGGATTATGGATAATTTACGGTTCAAAAGTTTCAATTCCTCGAGTTGTAGAGTACtgttaaaagaaaacaaaaacattacTTCAAACAATGCTTATAAATAGTCGCCTTGGCATCGCGTAAACGCCTTGCCACGATCCTTTAATAAACGTAAGCACCAAGTACACCCGCTTCCGGTTGTAATTAAAGCGTCACGGCAACCGCACCGATACGACGACGCGGACTAAATCGGTTCACACTCAGTCTTCTTTCTCTTTCTGTcgtttttcctttttcatttatattccTGCTCCTTTTATACTTCCCTTTTTTATCAGATGCTGTTGAAATAATCGCATTTTAACTGAATTCGCATCttcactttttttatatccTCACACATCCAAGAACGTTCGTTTCGTATCGAATCATCACATTATTTCTTTCTCTCTCCAGCTTATATAGACACATTGTCGGTGTAGTTTCTCTTTTCAGCCTTCAAAGAAATTCCTTCCCCTACTTTGTACACCTTTTACGAAGCGACAGATGTTGTTCAGGTCTTTCGCTCAATTGATGTTGTTTAGATGTTGAATAGATAACGATTTCATTATTCAATTCGCACAATTTGCAGCTATAagactttttttgtaatgatgTTGAAACATCGTTTttgtatttatgaaataagcTGTAAGAACGTTTAGTCATCGATTATTTGAAAtcgtaaagtttattattcgAACCATATCTTGTTGAATGACTTGAGTGAAGATGTTATTTAATTGCTGACGCAGATGTGTTTgtgttaaaatgttttatttaatattacccGCCTTGGTGCATAAAAGAGTTTTTAcagttatgaaatttttgtttataaatgagATGATTATTaagaacataaaataaaatcgatgtAAAACGAATTAGCGAGCTGGCAAGTTGACAGAAAGGCCGAGCAAGTTTGTTGCGTGTTGACACCGGtccaaatattttacatatccGCACGCCATACTCGAGCCACATTTACGTGATAAATTGGTGCCGTTAAAAGCTTGACGGTTATAATACCATATAAcacattgcaaaaaaatacataaaaaagcaaatatttgttgaaaaatgaataaatctaATCTGAATTCaaagatttttatattttatacattcCAACGTCCCATTTATACAAACATGTCCactttatatttatgtttatgtattaattgtgcacaaatttttattactgacaaacattattttttaaaactatattatatgttttttaaatatatttttttcacgAGAATATATCATGATAAATCGTGTTAAATCtcagatataataaaaaaatcaaaggaCTTCCGTTACATTGGaatatttatttggaattATAAGATGGCGTGTTTAGCTTCGAAACACTTCGGTCAGGGAACTAGTTCGTTTAGTTCCCAGTAGGGTGTAGACGCGTATTGGGCGCCATATTGTTTCTAAATCAAATTTGTGTCAATTTTGTTGCTAAAATCCTCATTTAGTGATTTGTGACTTTACAAAAACGAGCTTTAATGAGAATTTAAGGTTTGCAACGGCATCGATAAGGTAAATATcaacttttattgataaaatttattatatgttATCAAGACGGCGTTCTTTAGATATGTTCAAAAATTCAATCTAATTGTGACCATAAGCAGTTCGAATTATGAAgttgttcatatttttgaaaataacccaAAAAAGTATTTACCAAGACATTGTTGTCTCCAACGTCGTGAATGTTCAGCATACGAGGGGGCACTATCATGATAGTTGTAGTGTGCAAGATCAATAAATGCATCAGTGGTTGTACTGATAGAGCTCGCTCCATTTCTAGCTGTTATGGAAGTTTATGATTGCAATTGCATTATTCGTAGAGAAGAGTTTGTGTCAAAGCATCTAAGTCCTGCACTGAATCAGGTGTTATAATGTAGTAAACCGAAAGCaagagtttttaataaaactttgtaaGAATCCGAACACTTCTAATACTAGTACTAATAGTGCACAATGGTTTACAGCTTGCACGTTTGTTTGTGTCTTGCGTGGCCAGGAGAATCTTTCTGGTTTATCTGCCCGCCAGTATTTGCTTACATTGCACTTCATTCCCCTATTCGACGAATCAGAGGAGATCCTGATAGCAAAACTGAGGTAACATATTTCCATCTAAATAATAAACTCGTCAACAGAAAGCTTAGAATACATTTCGAGAATACACTTGATCTTCtcattcaaaaaatataacatgGGAAGCGTCGGCCTTCCGGTCCTCGTCTTCTCAACCGCTGAATACTGTACGATAGTATGGCTTAACAGTGCTCATGGCCTGCGCCGCATAAATGCCCTCACGAGAGAGTACAAAAAGATCAAAACGTACCAATACGAGGAAATTGAGGATGCCAACCACCCAATCAAAACATCAACTAGTATCACAGATGTAATAATTCAGCCTGAGTAACGCTTGGCATTAAGAATGGATAACAAAGCAGAACGATCAGATCCCATGTATTACGTAAAAACCTCATAGTTTTGATTTCGCACACAAAACCTGCTCTACTTTAAACAGAATATGGATCCAGTATAGTAGATACGCCTAGTTTCTACATAAATGGGGCAACACAATGACGACCCATTTATCAATGATGCGAATGCTGTAAAAATCAAACCATAAAACATATTATAGAAGATTAAAACCTAaaattttccttaaaaaacAAGGATACAGAGATATAGAGATTCAAGGTGGATTTATGACTAGCGTCTAGTTTATTTCCATCATTTGAGAAAATGATTTGCAGTCTCATACAtcacattaattattaatttaatattaataaaaagtttggaAACCGCTGTTGTAAAGGTTGCACataccaataataataataatgccgATGAATTTTTGATGAACTTTTTGAATTCTGCATGAAATGGAAGtctaatataaaattttcaaataaccaCGATATTTCATTTTGTTCAAATTTCCACAAAACATTTTAGATATAGGAATGCAATCACAAAGTCAAGTAAAGGAAAAAAAGTggggttgccatttaaaaaaattaacttttcgaGATAGGGAAATTTGCtttcaaagtttatttctATTCTTTTGATAATGGTAGGTAGTTGTcacattttattatctaattattattgttaataataatgtagataattaaaattaagtgtATTTACTGATTGGTCCAAGGAACATTCAACGttgttaattcaaatttttttttcgaagaATTTTTTACCCATAAAATGAAGTACTTCGCGATCGCGACTATGAATTGTATCACGTAAAGCATTGCAgaatcaaattttgaaatattagctttagaaataaaatggtCCAAAGTACAACACCTTCCCCTACATATCGACTCAACTCGTCGTGACAAACCCTATACTTTGCAGCTTAcgtggaacaccctgtatttcaaattaacctatcttaaataaaaatgtcctAACTCCTGATATGATTCATACGAGTAATCCTAAATTGTGgacttaataaaattgtatcatATATCAAATTACACATATTTTATAAGTTTATTTCATTCATGTATTACATTATcacttacattttttgttaattctgaTAAGTAGTTGATTTTAAGATAGCATTTTTTGCATTTGTATGTATTATGTATTATATACATACATCAATCTATATCCGCTTCGTTACGGACACATATGTCATACCTATCACAAACAGGGTGTTCATGACGTCACGTACCAATATCCTCCCCACAAACGATAAATTACCATAATTAGAAAAcattatataatatatcaCAACTAACCCCGgatcttaataaattaatattattattaattaataacgtaTTAATTTAACCTAACCTTACTTtgtaaacaatttgaaaattataattaattgatttcatacggaaataattaacaaaatcaacTTGATTGTTgctcaataaaatattaaacgtaTAATCAAGTCAAGTACATCTTAAGAAGCTAATAATTATTAGATGTTTTTGATCGCATCGGGTTTTATACACATTGCAATAGGGGGGAACAAAAGAATCACGGTTTCGCAACGGGCGGCGAACCGTCAGCGTCATGGGGCTTGTTCGGGTACGATCGTCAACGATCGGCCCCCCGTTCGAACGGCTTCGGTTAGTTGATTTTGTGTTGCAGGCCAACGCAGTGTGCTCTGGTGTCGCTGTGGCCAGTTTTTTTCTCTGTGCtgaaaaattcttggaaaatcTGTTTGAGTCGCGTCCGTCAAATgtgaaaatcgttttaattcGCGACAAGTAATAATTCGAAGAGCTTGCTTCGACGGGTTCGTGCTGAAAATCCCACTAGATcatcagtttttttttctcactCTGCTGCTGCCGTTCCTGGGGCTGTGCGAGCACTCTGTGAATGTGTTAGTGTATGTGTGTGTATACGTATTCGGTGTCGGTGCCTGTGTGAGTGTGTTTCCAATGCAGTGTTGTGTGCGAGAAGTTCGACTTGTGTATGTGTAGTACGGTTCATAACACGCCTTTCCACGTTTggattattacttattattttcaa
This genomic stretch from Onthophagus taurus isolate NC chromosome 7, IU_Otau_3.0, whole genome shotgun sequence harbors:
- the LOC111424530 gene encoding protein NEDD1-like is translated as MLMSSSVEIKLHSWPHVYEDIVYTPAVLSKVISASFSNDNCYMVFVSEKAKPEIIFLKDAYDVKKIHTLAALDDVTSVCFQLKTKRIIGCGTCLGQVALYDTQRKTISKLFGNVPSSVKHVDFNVSDQHLAVSCSSGSVVLYDVIDGHCCGNYIISDIVEPTSLKFHPREENILAAASEEGVIMLWDTNTANKTFSAQTHTAAIAGIAYGKIDHDVVVTVGEDNKFCVHDVGIKECVFRSSTQHGLSAVDVSPDGNTIAIGSNEGFIYMYDVRNLLHPITCWKAHSTKVTKLMFTRKTTKKKVLKKAFSEQTKKVVSSQLEISKSNQKIPEPAIRKNSTGVQPEPENMMMSPRIRTDYIDKNNFLKNIKIELMDSLKKDAEELNNHLKEHIVNLESYIENEFIKMDVQMTQKFENLYDERVKKLSDHLPNVNFL